CTCACAAAGATTTCACCGCCATCGGGCTTGAGAGCGAGCTGCACCGGTGTCGTTCCCACATCGAGCAGAGCGAGCAGGCGATCCGGCGCGGAGGACTTCGCTGACGTGGGAACGTTCAAGGTTAACGCCGCGACCTGCGCAGAACCGCTGCATGCAATGAAAGCTTTACTTGAATCCGGCAGGATTTGCACGTCAGTAGGCTGCCTACATACTGAGATGGACGAGCGCACTGCCATTCGTGCGGTGTCGACGACTGAAATGGAATTCCCCAATCTCTCCGCTACGACCAAAACCTTTCCATCCGGAGAAACTCGCGCCATGCCGGGCCCATTTCCCACGGCAATGGTGCGTAACACGCGTCGATTGACCAGATCGATGAAGGATACCGTGTTCGATGCCGAGTTAGCGACGTAAGCGCGCGTGCCGTCAGGCGCGACATCAACAAAATACGGATTCTTCCCGAGAGATATCGTCTTCACTACATTGTTTTGTTCGGCATCGATTACGCTCAGAGAGCCTGAGCCGGTGTTTACTACATACACTTCGTTCCTTCTCGGATTGACTGCGACGCCGGTCGGATTCGCTCCCACCGGAATCGTCGTCAGCGGTCGAAAGCTGCGGGTGTCGAGCACCGATACGCTGTTGTCCCTCCCATTAGTTACGTAGGCATATTCACGATAGGACGGGGGGTAATCGGGAAGCCTCTGCGTGCAGCTCGTTAGCAGCGCGGAAATTATGAGCAGGAAGAAACTGCTGATCGATGGGCGACGATGCACGGGTAGATGTGCTGCGAAACAAGCAGTGTACCAGCTTGTTGCGGAGCGCCTGCTTGATGCGGGGAGGATTTTATTTCACCAGCGGTGTCGACAGCGTCCCTTCCGCTCGTTACACGAAAAGAACCTATGCAAATGCACTCGAAAGAGTTCGCCGCTGCAGAAAGCGGTACTTCTTTGAAAGTTTGAATTCTTCGCAGGTCGTGTACAGCTCAATGCGCAAACGAAAATTCCTTCATTTACAACTCGCAAGCCATTACCATCGCTGCTTATGAAACGTACGCTGGCTGGTTTCCTTCTCGTGCTCACAGGTGGATTTTTTCTAGGTTTCCGTATCCTTCACGGTTCAACCGACAAAAATGGCAGAGTCGGACTGCCGAGCAGCAAGCTGCTGCTGGGGCCCCTTCCCGGCAATCCGCAACGGACCAACAGCTTCCCCACCGCAACGGCGCTTTCTCCGGATGGAAAGTACCTCGCGCTGCT
The nucleotide sequence above comes from Terriglobales bacterium. Encoded proteins:
- a CDS encoding beta-propeller fold lactonase family protein yields the protein MHRRPSISSFFLLIISALLTSCTQRLPDYPPSYREYAYVTNGRDNSVSVLDTRSFRPLTTIPVGANPTGVAVNPRRNEVYVVNTGSGSLSVIDAEQNNVVKTISLGKNPYFVDVAPDGTRAYVANSASNTVSFIDLVNRRVLRTIAVGNGPGMARVSPDGKVLVVAERLGNSISVVDTARMAVRSSISVCRQPTDVQILPDSSKAFIACSGSAQVAALTLNVPTSAKSSAPDRLLALLDVGTTPVQLALKPDGGEIFVSNFGADTISEIATNTNEVGGSYVIGAGPVRGVVSADNTILYVSNFKSDTVGIYSIDDGKAIGWIQVGNHPDALALSPNQNFLFVVDTGAGDVTVIRTSVSQRANVPRERWFPTLTIIPVGQQPNAIAIKAFLSPQQTALP